The Castanea sativa cultivar Marrone di Chiusa Pesio chromosome 11, ASM4071231v1 genome contains a region encoding:
- the LOC142615822 gene encoding beta-glucosidase 17-like → METYHHHLFFYLVALAYFFACVEGLNRSDFPAGFVFGAGSSAYQDEGAAYQDGKGSSIWDTFTTIHPEKILDHSSGNVAQDFYHRFKEDIALMKEIGLDSFRFSISWSRVLPKGKLSGGVNQQGVKFYNELINKLLYNGIQPLVTLFHWDTPQALEDEYNGFLSTNIVNDFYHYADFCFKEFGDRVKNWTTFNEPNTFSSEGYATGNTAPGRCSSYVGNCTFGNSGTEPYVVAHHIILSHATAVKLYRENYQASQMGEIGITVSTYWMVPKYQSSSNAASRALDFAFGWFVNPITYGDYPESMRALVGNRLPNFTEAQSKMVKESLDFLGVNYYTARYANDSASSSSVNLSYSTDSHVDLTTDKDGIPIGEPTPSGWLYIYPKGIQELLLYVKKNFNNPPIIITENGFSDVNNNSLPIQDALNDSLRLKYHRVHLSSLIKVIKAGINVKGYYVWSFLDDFEWEFGYTYRLGINYVDYENGLTRYMKNTALWFRDFLQKENVTKGPQLLYSNQ, encoded by the exons ATGGAAACTTATCATCATCATTTGTTCTTTTACCTTGTGGCCTTAGCCTATTTTTTTGCTTGCGTTGAAGGTCTCAACCGGAGTGATTTTCCGGCTGGTTTTGTGTTTGGAGCAGGGTCAAGCGCTTACCAG gATGAAGGGGCAGCATACCAAGATGGGAAAGGGTCTAGCATATGGGATACTTTCACTACTATACAtccag AAAAAATTTTGGACCATAGTTCAGGGAATGTAGCTCAAGATTTTTATCATCGATTCAAG GAGGATATAGCTCTGATGAAAGAAATTGGCTTAGACTCCTTTAGATTCTCCATCTCTTGGTCCAGAGTACTTCCTA AGGGAAAACTTAGCGGAGGAGTGAACCAACAAGGTGTCAAATTCTACAATGAACTCATTAATAAGCTCCTATATAATG GTATACAACCCTTGGTTACTTTATTCCATTGGGATACTCCACAAGCACTTGAAGATGAATACAATGGATTCTTGAGCACCAACATTGT GAATGACTTTTACCACTATGCGGACTTCTGCTTCAAAGAATTTGGTGATAGAGTGAAGAATTGGACAACTTTTAATGAGCCAAATACGTTTAGCAGTGAAGGGTATGCAACCGGTAACACGGCACCTGGTCGATGCTCTAGCTATGTAGGAAATTGCACCTTTGGGAACTCAGGAACAGAGCCTTATGTGGTAGCTCATCACATCATTCTTTCTCATGCAACTGCTGTAAAATTGTATAGGGAGAACTATCAG gcTTCTCAAATGGGGGAGATTGGTATTACAGTATCAACCTATTGGATGGTGCCCAAGTACCAATCTAGCAGCAACGCTGCCTCTAGAGCTCTTGATTTTGCATTTGGATG GTTTGTTAATCCAATTACATATGGTGACTACCCTGAGTCCATGCGAGCTTTGGTGGGTAATCGACTACCCAACTTCACTGAAGCACAATCCAAAATGGTAAAAGAGTCTCTGGATTTCCTTGGAGTAAATTACTACACTGCAAGATATGCAAATGATTCCGCGTCCTCTAGTAGCGTCAATCTAAGTTACTCAACAGATAGCCATGTAGATTTGACTA CGGACAAAGATGGAATTCCTATTGGTGAACcg ACTCCTTCTGGCTGGCTTTACATCTATCCAAAAGGAATTCAAGAACTTCTGCtatatgtaaagaaaaattttaacaatcCACCTATAATAATTACAGAAAACG GATTTAGTGATGTGAATAATAACTCGTTGCCAATTCAAGATGCTCTCAATGATAGCTTGAGGTTAAAATACCACCGAGTCCATCTATCAAGTCTCATAAAAGTTATCAA GGCTGGAATCAACGTTAAAGGGTACTATGTCTGGTCATTTCTTGATGACTTTGAATGGGAATTTGGTTATACATATCGGCTTGGCATCAATTATGTAGATTACGAAAATGGGTTAACTAGATATATGAAAAACACTGCTTTATGGTTCAGGGATTTCCTTCAAAAGGAAAACGTCACTAAAGGGCCGCAATTGTTGTACTCTAATCAGTGA